The genomic window CTCTCTCGCTCCGTGGGTCAGCATGCCCTGTAGCCACCTTGTGCCGTGTGCTGGGAAGCTCACTGTGCCATTTCGTGCTGGTCTCCCGGCTCTGCTGCCactatttctctgctgctgctcctttgctgctgcttctctgccactACTTCTCGccatcttgcaccatcttcaaTGTTACAGCACtatctgtctcctgggtctaggtaGTTCTCAGAGCatggaccctgggttcaaagaacACTCTCCACTCCTAgctccttcttggtggtagtgagattctcccctttccacctctgggatggctcattttaagcttagcaagatggcaaagctgaccaatcccctcattagggttccatacaccttatttgcatgacccaccccacaagggtgccagacaccttatttgcattattagaatGCTGTCCAATTCCCTTGGAGCCAAAGCACCATATTTTCATAGTGCCACTCAATCATTTtttgggagtcacaagaccatgcatgactagaagggccatatcaaataattcactgcaccacaaaacccttatttttttatgattctcagggcttttgtgtgtgtgaaaatatacatGGTCATACACCATtataacaatttctacatgtaaaattcagtgacattgattacattcttcaggttgtgcaaatGTTCTTATCATCCTCCAAATTGTTCCACCACCATTTACTTAAACCCACTGCCCTGTAAGCTTTTCATCTAACGTTtccagttactgttgtcaatttgatcttatATAGATGACTCTTTagaagaacacaatgctcaaggcagacatatttTACTTATTAAGATAAGCCATTTTTtgattcaaagaagacttcagtggATAGCttgggtttaaggtttaaagattatctcagagcaatagttttggggggtttatccagcctcaatATCTCCAGGATTCCACTGAGTGATTCTCAGGTTTTTGTTCTGTACACTGCTCCATGCCTTCCCTGGGCATAATGTTCACATTTCAGAATGTAGAAGTGGAACCAGAAATGGGTTTCAGGCCAGACAAACAACCATTAGTTAGACCACACATGTGGTCAGAAGTGTCATAGATGCCATGCTCTTTTATCCCTCAGACCCCGTGGTCAGGAGTGGAGGGAAAGCTGTGAACCTTTTTCTAAGAAAGTCAGTGTGAAAGTCCCATGGTGATTGGTGCTGGGCCTCACCTACCACATCCTGTGTGTCCCCTGGCCTGCTGGACTTTGGTCctcaaccagctgctccacatTCGCCTGGCAGAATCTGTGTGCTATGCCGTCTACACTCACTGCTCTGCTCTGCCTCGGTGAGCTCTTGTGTGGAAGGAAGATGGAGTCCAGAGGACTGGTTGAGGGTGAGACGATGTATCTCATTATCCCTCTCTTCTAGGGCTGTGTCTGAGCCAGATGATCTGCTCCCAGAAGCGTGAGTCCTTTCAAACCTCAGAAGCACTCTTCCGGGTTCAGACTAAGTCTCCACCTGCGAACATCTGGGGAGAGAGGGCAGGGTCTCTCGACTGCTAGGAGGGTTTGAGGCCAGCAGCTAGGTAGAAAGTAGGGTGGTGGTAGTCGGGGGTATCATCTGCAATCTGTCTCTGGTTCCTTTTCAGATACTCTTGTGAAACCCACCATTTGGGCCAAGCCCAATTCCATAATTCCCAAGGGAAGACCAGTGACTATCTGGTGCCAGGGAATCCATGATGCTATTGAGTACCACCTGCTTTTTAAGGGGCAACTTTATTCCTTAGAGAGACAGAAATCACATGGATTGATGAACAAAGTCAGGTTCCGCATCCCGGCCATGACATTACACACTGCAGGGCGTTACAGCTGTGTCTATCTGAGTGGGGAGTTCTGGTCAGAGCCAAGTGACCCCCTGGATCTGGTGGTAACAGGTAAGAGAAGACAATGAACTCCTTGTCCCATTCCCTAGCTTTGGAGACATCTCCTCAGCCTGAATCCTGGCAGGATCATCTATTAATCCCTTTTAAGCTCTTCCAAGCCCTATTCGACAGTTTCTTTTGGGGTCAACCACTTCCTAAGCGTATGTGTTTTGGGGTGATTCTTCAGAGCGTTGTCTGTATATGAATTTGTCTTAGGTCAGGTTTCCCAGGAAACATTTTGAGATGGATATTTGTGTGCAGGGGTATTATTGGGAAGTGTCCTCAAAAGCAACACATGTGATGGATGAGGGAAGCAAAACTAGAGAAGGAGAAGTTGAACTATAAGACAGTTTCAACAGACAGCTCATGAAACGAACAGGAACTCGAGACCTGGGATGGGCTTTAACAATTGTCTCCAATGAGACTAGAGGTTCAGGGTCTTTATATGCTCAGTATCTACCAATCATTGAATGAAGACCACTCCTAGGGAAGGCAGGTCATCTTTAGCCCAGGGAAGCAGTTCTCATCTTCAGgaggcatcagaatcacctggaaggcttgtCAAAATATAGATGGGTGTCCCTCCCcctgagtttctgattcagtgggtgttgtaaattgaattgtgtccccctaaaatatataCTGGAACCCTAAACTcctacacctgtggatgtaatcccatttgggaacagggttttcttatgttgtttttgttgtgtgtcatcaagtcaattctggctcatagggacGCTCTAGGACAGGACAGAGAACAACTACACCACAgcctaggttataatctttatgggagcaggtttccaggtcttttctcctgtagagtggctggtgggctaaAACCCACCAGGGCTTTAACCAttttgcctccagggctccttttcgtTATGttatgaggccatatcagtgttgCCTCCCCACCACCTCACCCCCCGcaaaaaactgaaaaaccaaacccattgccttcaagtcaattccgactcacagcaactgggcaggacacagtagaactgccccatggggtttccaaggctgtaacctttacagaagcagactgccatatctttctcccacagagtggctgggtgggttcaaactgcccacgttttggttagcagctgagtgcttaaccactgcggaCCAGGGCAGTGTtgagtgtgtcttaaacctaatgactcttgagagagaaaaagagcagattagacacagaaagaCGGAAACGCAGGTGGGGGAAAGCTAGATGCCACAGTGCGATCACCAAAGAACTAAAGAACGGcagggctagagaagctgagacaaagattttcccccagagcaaacttccttcccctagagctggtggcctgaattcagacttttagaatcctaaactgtgggaaaataaatttcagttctttaaagccacctactggtggtatttctgtttcagcagcGCTAGGAGGCTAAGACAGTTGGTCTGTGGTGAAGCctggaaatttgcatttctaacaagcttctaGATAATGCTGATACTGCTGGTCCAGGGGCCAaactctgagaaccactggtgtaGGGCAATTCCCAGAGAAAGATTTAGTTGTAAGCTCTCAAGAGTTAGCACTCCTGGAAGCTGGGAAAGTGAGTGCTTTAGTCTTGAAGGAGAGACCAGGAAAGGTACATCCATTACAAGGAAGAAATCTAGGAAACAGAAGGGACAGAGACTCTGGGATATTTTAGGAGGCTAAGACAGTTGGTCTGTGGTGAAGCctggaaatttgcatttctaacaagcttctaGATAATGCTGATACTGCTGGTCCAGGGGCCAaactctgagaaccactggtgtaGGGCAATTCCCAGAGAAAGATTTAGTTGTAAGCTCTCAAGAGTTAGCACTCCTGGAAGCTGGGAAAGTGAGTGCTTTAGTCTTGAAGGAGAGACCAGGAAAGGTACATCCATTACAAGGAAGAAATCTAGGAAACAGAAGGGACAGAGACTCTGGGAAGTTATATCCTGGTCTTAAGGGCAAGGGGGATGGGagattgtcttagtttcttaattctgctgtaacagaaatagctcAAGTGGGTGGtattaatgaagagaaatttattttctcacagtttaggaggctagaagttcaaattctgggcaccagctctagaagactgattctctctctctctctctacctatctatctatcttacTTTCTCTATCTCTCTTTTGGGGCTGGGGGAagctctttgtcttttttcagcttttggtcctcagttccttggcaatcttcatgtggtgtggcatctatcttcccccatctgtgcttgcttgcttgtttgtataatctgctccttttatatctcaaaaatgattggcttaagaaactatcccctgaagtcttctttgaacaaaaaaaatagtttatcttAAGTATATCTATCTACCTTGagtattgtgcttttttaaagagttatctatgtgagatcaaattgacaacagcaacttgaaagtttagatGAGAGGCTCAGGGGGCAGTGGAGtctaagtcaatggtggtagAACAATTGGATGGCTGAATgtttgcataacttgaagaatgtaatcaatgtcactgagttgtacatgtagaaattgttgtaaTGGTGTAtgattatgtatttaaaaaaccactgccgttgagtcaattccaactcatagcaattggcttaagacacaccctacactgatatggcctcattaacataacaaggaaaaccctgttcccaaatgggattacatccacaggtataagggttaggattccaacatattttggggggtggggaggggacaccattcaattcataacagaatGTAGGAGGCAAGATGAAGATGCTCTTTACCTACCAGTCACCTTCTCTCACAGGGATGTATGACATACCTACCCTCTCAGTGCAACCCGGGCCTGAGGTGGTCTCAGGAGAGAATGTGACCTTCCACTGTCATCTGGGGACTGCAACAAACACATTCTTTCTGCTCAAGGAGGGAAGATCCAGCAGCCCACAGCGAAAATATGGGAAAAATCAGGCAGACTTTCCCATACACTCTATAACGCCAGCCCACAGAGGGACTTACAGATGCTTTGGCTCTTATAATGACTTTGCATGGTCTTTGCCCAGTGCACCTGTGAAGCTCCTGGTGGCAGGTGAGAAAACCCCCAATTTTTCCCGTGTCCTCCCTGGAGCCCTAAGTGAACCCCAGCCAATGATGGGGAAGGTGGGCAAAGGAACAGGTGAGAAGATGCCGACAGGTATCTTCCACCAATGCCCTCACAACACCCACTTCCTAGGGGCTAGTCAGTCTTTGATGAGGAAGAGTGCTAGAGGGACAGGGAGGGGAAGAGTACAGGTAACAGTTAGCTAAGCCAGGTGCTGCGGAGTAGACTCCAGCTCAGGGtgacctgtgtgtgtcagagcagaattgtgctccgcatagttttaatggctgaattttgggaagtagatcgccaggactttcttctgaggtgcctctgggtggacacaaacctccaacctttaggtgagcagCACCATCAGGGACTCTAAACCAGTAGTTGTTGAgcctactccaactcatggtgacccatgtgtgtcacggTAGGACTGTGCTCTAGTctggttctcagtggctgattttttgggagtagatttccaggactttcttccaaggcaccctgggtggactcaaaccttcaaccttttggttagtagctgagcatgttaaccattagCACCACCCCAGGACAGCAATAAATGAGtagaccagaagaaagcaaaacctgttactttttttttttttgtcaccatTGCCAGGATTTATTGGAGACAACAGTTCTGCACCTACAGAGCCCACCTCTTATGATGGTGAGTAGCTGATGCTTCAAAGCTCAGGGGAGCAGTTACAGCCTCCCAAAACTCTACAAACATGGTATTCATTCAACACGTCCATTGAGTTCCCAGTGTGTTCCAAGTACTACAGCTTTATCAGTCACCCAAACAGACAAATATTCTTGTATTTGTAGTACTTATATTTTAGCAGGAGAAGAGAACATGAGTCAAAGTCAGGATAACAAAAATGAATTATAGAGCACATAAGTATGAGATGATAATATGGAAAAAGGCAAAGCAGAGCAGGGTAAAAGTGATTGGGAGTGCCCCTTTGTGGGGGAGGGCAGGTAGCAATATTAAGTAGGCTTTTCAAGATTGGCTTCATGGAGTAGGAGGCAACTGAACAAATATTTGAAGTTTATCCTATGCCTATTTGGAGAAAGAGGGTTCCAGAAAGAGCTCGAATGTAAATGCCCTAAGGCAGGAAGATATTCAATGTGATAAAAGAACAGccgggaggaggaggaagatggaAATTACATCAGAGAGGTGATCTGACATCATTTCCAGATGATGGTGATAGTAGGAGTGGTGATGCGGGTGAGGTAGTAGCTCATGATGGATGGTGGGATAGGGTCAGGTAGAAGCTCATTGAGGACTTTGAAAAAAAATGGTAAGACTTTGAATTTTACTATGTGTGAGGAGGAAGAAATGATATTGATTTAATGAGGAAAATGAGACTTGGGTAGGAGATATGACTTGCATGAAGAGACAGTGTATTAGTTCTAGAGCTCAGTTCTTCCTTGGACTTGTCCATTTTGACTCTTCTATCCTAACTGCCAGATGAAGTCACTAGGACCCAAAGTGTGGGATTGGGACCTTGAAAAGCTATAGAATGTCATGTAGTATACCCAAGGgaaggaggggctgggatggagaAGACCAACATGATCTTCTTTATCTCACTTCTTCATTTTCCTGATTATCCGCTGAAGACTCTTGGGACCTCTACCCTT from Loxodonta africana isolate mLoxAfr1 chromosome 11, mLoxAfr1.hap2, whole genome shotgun sequence includes these protein-coding regions:
- the NCR1 gene encoding natural cytotoxicity triggering receptor 1 isoform X5; this translates as MPSTLTALLCLGLCLSQMICSQKRMYDIPTLSVQPGPEVVSGENVTFHCHLGTATNTFFLLKEGRSSSPQRKYGKNQADFPIHSITPAHRGTYRCFGSYNDFAWSLPSAPVKLLVAGFIGDNSSAPTEPTSYDDSWDLYPSTTETELQKELTFWDHTAQNLFRIGMAVIILVAIVGLLVMDWLSRKRTQERAIRASSWEHRRRFRAQRPLNKRPRGAVATSRAES
- the NCR1 gene encoding natural cytotoxicity triggering receptor 1 isoform X2, encoding MPSTLTALLCLGLCLSQMICSQKHTLVKPTIWAKPNSIIPKGRPVTIWCQGIHDAIEYHLLFKGQLYSLERQKSHGLMNKVRFRIPAMTLHTAGRYSCVYLSGEFWSEPSDPLDLVVTGMYDIPTLSVQPGPEVVSGENVTFHCHLGTATNTFFLLKEGRSSSPQRKYGKNQADFPIHSITPAHRGTYRCFGSYNDFAWSLPSAPVKLLVAGFIGDNSSAPTEPTSYDDSWDLYPSTTETELQKELTFWDHTAQNLFRIGMAVIILVAIVGLLVMDWLSRKRTQERAIRASSWEHRRRFRAQRPLNKRPRGAVATSRAES
- the NCR1 gene encoding natural cytotoxicity triggering receptor 1 isoform X4, translating into MPSTLTALLCLGLCLSQMICSQKQRQKSHGLMNKVRFRIPAMTLHTAGRYSCVYLSGEFWSEPSDPLDLVVTGMYDIPTLSVQPGPEVVSGENVTFHCHLGTATNTFFLLKEGRSSSPQRKYGKNQADFPIHSITPAHRGTYRCFGSYNDFAWSLPSAPVKLLVAGFIGDNSSAPTEPTSYDDSWDLYPSTTETELQKELTFWDHTAQNLFRIGMAVIILVAIVGLLVMDWLSRKRTQERAIRASSWEHRRRFRAQRPLNKRPRGAVATSRAES
- the NCR1 gene encoding natural cytotoxicity triggering receptor 1 isoform X3, with the protein product MPSTLTALLCLGELLCGRKMESRGLVEERQKSHGLMNKVRFRIPAMTLHTAGRYSCVYLSGEFWSEPSDPLDLVVTGMYDIPTLSVQPGPEVVSGENVTFHCHLGTATNTFFLLKEGRSSSPQRKYGKNQADFPIHSITPAHRGTYRCFGSYNDFAWSLPSAPVKLLVAGFIGDNSSAPTEPTSYDDSWDLYPSTTETELQKELTFWDHTAQNLFRIGMAVIILVAIVGLLVMDWLSRKRTQERAIRASSWEHRRRFRAQRPLNKRPRGAVATSRAES
- the NCR1 gene encoding natural cytotoxicity triggering receptor 1 isoform X1 codes for the protein MPSTLTALLCLGELLCGRKMESRGLVEDTLVKPTIWAKPNSIIPKGRPVTIWCQGIHDAIEYHLLFKGQLYSLERQKSHGLMNKVRFRIPAMTLHTAGRYSCVYLSGEFWSEPSDPLDLVVTGMYDIPTLSVQPGPEVVSGENVTFHCHLGTATNTFFLLKEGRSSSPQRKYGKNQADFPIHSITPAHRGTYRCFGSYNDFAWSLPSAPVKLLVAGFIGDNSSAPTEPTSYDDSWDLYPSTTETELQKELTFWDHTAQNLFRIGMAVIILVAIVGLLVMDWLSRKRTQERAIRASSWEHRRRFRAQRPLNKRPRGAVATSRAES